A portion of the Coturnix japonica isolate 7356 chromosome 4, Coturnix japonica 2.1, whole genome shotgun sequence genome contains these proteins:
- the PLRG1 gene encoding pleiotropic regulator 1 — MRYRAGAGRVSIAVGGERGAGSDGAMVEEVQKHSVHTLVFRSLKRTHDMFVADNAKPVPLDDESHKVKMAVKLRTEYGSVLHMPTLKENMREKGGPATGDPYGHKQYSGNEGEELEYVITGTHPYPPGPGVALTADTKIQRMPSESAAQSLAVSLPASQSRLDANRTAAGVGEIYRHAGISERSQPPGMSVAMMEAGGNKNSALVPKKAPTMPKPQWHPPWKLYRVISGHLGWVRCIAVEPGNQWFVTGSADRTIKIWDLASGKLKLSLTGHISTVRGVIVSARSPYLFSCGEDKQVKCWDLEYNKVIRHYHGHLSAVYGLDLHPTIDVLVTCSRDSTARIWDVRTKASVHTLSGHTNAVATVKCQAAEPQVVTGSHDTTIRLWDLVAGKTRVTLTNHKKSVRAVILHPRHYTFASGSPDNIKQWKFPDGNFIQNLSGHNAIINTLTVNSDGVLVSGADNGTMHLWDWRTGYNFQRVHAAVQPGSLDSESGIFACVFDQSESRLLTAEADKTIKVYKEDDTATEETHPISWKPEIIKRKRF, encoded by the exons ATGAGGTATAGAGCAGGAGCCGGACGTGTCTCCATCGCTGTCGGTggggagcggggagcggggaGCGACGGCGCCATGGTGGAG GAAGTCCAGAAGCACTCTGTGCACACACTTGTGTTCAGATCTTTGAAGAGAACCCATGATATGTTTGTAGCTGATAATGCCAAACCTGTACCATTAGATGATGAAAG CCACAAAGTAAAGATGGCAGTCAAGCTGCGTACTGAGTACGGCTCAGTATTGCACATGCCTActcttaaagaaaacatgagagagaaaggaggCCCAGCCACTGGGGATCCATATGGACATAAACAGTATTCCGGAAATGAAG GAGAAGAACTGGAGTATGTGATAACTGGCACACATCCATATCCACCTGGGCCTG gtgtgGCTCTGACAGCAGACACTAAGATCCAGAGGATGCCGAGTGAATCTGCAGCTCAGTCCTTAGCAGTAtctcttcctgcttctcagTCCAG GTTGGATGCAAATCGGACAGCTGCTGGTGTGGGTGAGATTTACAGACACGCTGGGATATCTGAGCGTTCACAGCCTCCTGGGATGTCTGTG GCTATGATGGAAGCTGGCGGAAACAAAAATTCTGCATTAGTACCAAAGAAGGCTCCAACCATGCCCAAGCCTCAGTGGCATCCACCTTGGAAACTGTACAGA GTTATCAGTGGTCACTTGGGCTGGGTGAGATGTATTGCGGTAGAACCAGGAAATCAGTGGTTTGTTACTGGCTCAGCTGACAGAACTATTAAG ATTTGGGACCTTGCTAGTGGCAAGTTGAAACTATCTTTGACGGGACACATTAGTACTGTACGAGGTGTGATAGTAAGTGCAAGAAGTCCATACCTCTTTTCCTGCGGAGAAGACAAACAAGTGAAATGCTGGGATCTTGAATACAATAAG gTTATCAGACACTACCATGGTCATTTAAGTGCTGTCTATGGTTTAGACTTGCACCCAACAATAGATGTCCTGGTAACGTGTAGCAGAGATTCAACAGCACGA ATTTGGGATGTGAGGACAAAAGCCAGTGTGCACACGCTCTCAGGACACACAAATGCTGTAGCAACAGTGAAGTGCCAAGCTGCAGAACCACAAGTTGTTACAG gCAGTCATGATACTACCATACGACTTTGGGATTTAGTGGCAGGAAAAACTCGTGTTACTTTAACAAACCATAAGAAGTCTGTAAGAGCAGTAATATTACATCCAAGACA ttataCATTTGCATCTGGTTCTCCAGATAACATTAAGCAGTGGAAATTCCCAGATGGAAACTTCATTCAGAACCTCTCTGGTCACAATGCTATTATCAACACATTGACTGTAAATTCAGATGGAGTTTTGGTCTCAGGag ctgaTAATGGTACTATGCATCTTTGGGACTGGAGAACTGGCTACAATTTCCAGAGAGTACACGCAGCCGTACAGCCAGGCTCTTTGGACAGTGAATCAGGAatatttgcttgtgtttttgaCCAGTCTGAAAGCAGATTGCTAACTGCCGAAGCTGATAAAACCATAAAAGTGTATAAAGAAGATGATACTGCG ACTGAAGAAACTCATCCTATCAGCTGGAAGCCAGAAATTATCAAGAGGAAGCGATTTTAA
- the FGB gene encoding fibrinogen beta chain translates to MGGQQAAQVCSTMKLLLLLLLCIPAAKPQASVEYDNEDDGPLIDVRGHRPLDKRREAAPTLRPVAPPISGTGYQPRPPKRDKQGMKKERIVYPDAGGCKHALDELGVLCPTGCELQTTLLKQEKTVTSVLRDLKDRVAKFSDTSTTMYQYVNMIDDKLVKTQKQRKDNDIIISEYNTEVDLHYNYIKDNLDNNIPSSLRVLRAVVDSLQKKIQKLENAIATQTDYCRTPCVASCNIPVVSGRECEDIYRKGGETSEMYLIQPDPFTKPYRVYCDMETDNGGWTLIQNRQDGSVNFGRVWDEYKKGFGNTAKSGGKKYCDTPGEYWLGNDKISQLTKIGPTKVLIEMEDWNGDKVSALYGGFTIHNEGNKYQLSVSNYKGNAGNALMEGASQLYGENRTMTIHNGMFFSTYDRDNDGWLTTDPRKQCSKEDGGGWWYNRCHAANPNGRYYWGGTYSWDMAKHGTDDGIVWMNWKGSWYSMKKMSLKIKPYFPD, encoded by the exons ATGGGAGGTCAGCAAGCAGCTCAAGTGTGCAGCACTATGAAGCTGCTCCTACTACTCCTGctctgcatccctgctgctAAACCCCAGGCATCTGTTGAATACGATAATGAG GATGACGGCCCTCTGATCGATGTTCGAGGCCACCGACCCTTGGACAAGCGGCGGGAAGCAGCCCCCACACTCAGGCCTGTGGCACCCCCCATCTCTGGCACTGGATACCAGCCCCGGCCACCAAAGCGGGACAAGCAGGGCATGAAGAAGGAGCGGATTGTCTACCCTGATGCTGGAGGCTGCAAGCATGCTCTTGATGAGCTG ggAGTACTGTGCCCAACTGGGTGTGAACTGCAAACGACACTgctaaaacaggaaaaaacagtgaCATCAGTTCTGCGTGATCTAAAAGACAGAGTGGCCAAATTTTCTGACACCTCTACAACTATGTATCAGTATGTGAATATGATAGATGATAAACTGGTaaagacacaaaaacaaagaaaag ACAATGATATTATAATTTCTGAGTATAACACAGAAGTGGATTTGCATTATAACTACATAAAGGATAATCTGGACAATAACATCCCCTCTAGCCTCAGGGTCCTTCGTGCAGTCGTagattctttacagaaaaagatacagaaacTGGAGAATGCAATTGCAACCCAGACAGACTACTGCCGTACCCCATGTGTTGCTTCCTGTAATATCCCAGTGGTTTCAGGCAGAG AATGTGAGGATATTTACCGAAAGGGAGgtgaaacatctgaaatgtaCCTCATCCAGCCAGATCCTTTTACCAAGCCATACAGAGTTTACTGTGACATGGAAACAGATAATGGAG GCTGGACTTTGATTCAGAATCGCCAGGATGGCAGCGTTAATTTTGGAAGAGTGTGGGACGAATATAAGAAAGGATTTGGAAATACTGCAAAGAGTGgaggaaagaaatactgtgaTACACCAG GTGAATATTGGCTTGGAAATGACAAAATCAGCCAACTTACCAAGATAGGACCCACAAAAGTTTTAATTGAAATGGAAGATTGGAATGGTGATAAAGTATCAGCTCTTTATGGAGGTTTCACCATACATaatgaaggaaacaaatatCAGCTTTCTGTTAGTAACTACAAAGGAAATGCAGGCAATGCTCTGATGGAAGGAGCTTCACAGTTGTATGGAGAAAACAGGACAATGACAATTCACAATGGCATGTTCTTCAGTACTTACGACAGAGACAATGATGGATG GTTAACTACAGATCCAAGAAAACAGTGTTCCAAAGAAGATGGTGGTGGATGGTGGTACAATCGCTGCCACGCAGCCAACCCTAATGGCAGATACTACTGGGGAGGGACTTACAGCTGGGATATGGCAAAACATGGTACAGATGATGGTATTGTATGGATGAATTGGAAGGGGTCATGGTATTCAATGAAGAAGATGAGCTTGAAAATCAAGCCATACTTCCCAGATTAA